Genomic segment of Streptomyces longhuiensis:
GGCTGCCCGCTCACCGAGGTCTACCCGCTCGCTCCGCTGGCCCAGGGCCAGTCCCTCGCCGTGGCCGTGTCCACGTACCGGGGGCGCGTGCACTACGGTCTGGTCGCCGACGCGGCCGCGGTCCCCGACCTGGACGTACTCGCGACCGGCATCCGCGAGGAACTCGCGGCCCTGGTGAGGGTGTGCGAGACGGAACGGGGGCTCTGAGGCTCCTCCGCCGCGGGGGAGGGGCGGCTTCGCACCGCTGTTACGGGGTTAGGGCCGCCTCGCACCGCTGTTACGGGGGAGGGGCCGCTTCGCACCGCGGCCCCACCGGACCGGGCTCCAGGACCCGGCGTTCCGGGCCGGGTCCTGGAGCGGGATAAACTGCCCACTTGGCGGAATGTCGACAGCACGTTGTAAGGTTCCGCCTTTTGGGAGTATCCGCGGTCCCTCACAGCACGCCGCGGTCCGAGTGACGCGAGGAACGCAGCGGCGATGACGATGACAGAGGACAGCCCGATGGGCGCCACCGACGCCACGGTGGTGTCGCAGGAGTCGTTCGGCCCCGGGATCGACCCCGAGCGGCTCGCCGTCTGCCTGAGCGTGCTCGACGAACTCGACAAGCTGGATGTCGACCACCCCGACGCGATCCAGGTCCGGCGGGCCACGGCCGGTGTCTACCGGACCGTGAAGCAGCGCCGCCGCCAGGAGCGCCGCGCCGCGAAGACCGCCCACGACAAGGCCGTCACCGAGGCGACCGCGACCGGCTCCGCCGAGCGCATCGACGACGAGACCGAGGGCCTCCTGCCGTCCTCGCAGGTCCAGGAGGGCAAGCTCGCGGGCATACTCCAGCGTCCCCGCTCCTGCTACACCTGCAAGGCCCGGTACGTCGAGGTCGACTACTTCTACCACCAGCTCTGTCCCGAGTGCGCCGCCGTGAACCGCGCCAAGCGCGACATCCGCGCCGACCTCTCCGGCAAGCGCGCCCTGCTCACCGGCGGCCGCGCCAAGATCGGCATGTACATCGCGCTGCGCCTGCTGCGTGACGGCGCGCACACGACGATCACGACGCGGTTCCCCAAGGACGCCATCCGCCGCTTCAAGGCGATGGACGACTCGGCGGACTGGATGGACCGCCTCGAGGTCGTCGGCATCGACCTGCGTGACCCCGCCCAGGCCGTGGCCCTGGCCGAGCAGGTCGCCGAGCAGGGCCCGCTGGACATCCTCATCAACAACGCGACGCAGACCGTACGCCGGCTGCCCTCCGCGTACGCCGCTCTCGTCGACGGCGAGAGCGCCCCGCTGCCGGCCGGCGAGCTGCCCGCCCACCACGTCATCGGCGCGTTCAACTCCGGCGCGGTCGACGGCCTGACCGCGCTGCCCGCCGGCATCTCCGGCATAGACGCCCAGAAGGTCGCCGATCTCGCCCTGGTCGCGGGCAACGCCAGCGTCGCCCGGCACCGCGACGGCAGCGCCATCGACGCGGGCGGCCTCGTCCCGGACGTCGTCGAGAGCAACACGTGGGTGCAGACGATCGAGCAGATCTCCCCGGTGGAGCTCCTCGAGACCCAGCTGTGCAACTACACGGCGCCGTTCATCCTGATCAGCGCGCTGCGCCCGGCGATGGCCGACGCCGCGAAGAAGGCGTCGAGCGGACGCGCCTACGTCGTGAACGTCTCGGCGATGGAGGGCGTCTTCGGCCGTGGCTACAAGGGCGCGGGGCACCCGAACACGAACGCCGCGAAGGCCGCCATGAACATGGTGACGCGGACCAGCGCCCAGGAGATGTTCCAGACCGACGGCATCCTCATGACCTCGGTCGACACCGGCTGGATCACCGACGAGCGCCCGCACTACGACAAGCTGCGCCTCGCCGACGAGGGCTTCCACGCCCCCCTCGACCTGATCGACGGCGCGGCCCGCGTCTACGACCCGGTCGTCCGCGGCGAGGCCGGCGAGGACCTGTACGGCGTCTTCCTGAAGGACTACGCGCCCGGCAAGTGGTAATCCCCTAGGGCATGCCCGGCAGCCGGTGACGGAGCTGCTGGTGGACGGCATCGGTCAGGCCCGGCGACGCGGCCCTGACCCTGGTTCCGCCGTCCACCAGGAGGTCGGCGCCCGTCACCCAGGCCGCCTCGTCCGACACCAGCCAGCGCACCGCCCTGGCCACGTCCTCCGGCTCCCCGATCCGGCCCAGCGGCAGCCCCGTCGCCACGGACTCCTCGGCGTGCTCCCACACGAAGCGCGCCATCTCCGTGCGGACGAGCCCGGGCGAGACGGAGTTGACCCGCACCGACGGGGCCAGTTCGCCCGCGAGTTGCTGCGTCAGGTGCAGCAGCGCCGCCTTGCTGGTGCCGTACGCGCCCACGCGGGGGCCGACGTGCCCGGCGCCCTCGGTGCAGATGTTCACCACGGCCCCGCCGTGCTCCGACATCCAGGCCCGCCAGGCGCACTGCACCAGCCGCAGCGGCGCCTCCACGTTGACCGTGAACGCCTCGCGCCACGCCTGCGGATCCGCCTCCATCAGCGGCCCGTACGGTGCGTTGGTGGCGGCGTTGTTCACCAGGATGTCCAGTCGGCCGTACGCGTCGAGCGCCCGCTCCGTCAGCTCCCACAGATGCGCGGGATCGGCGACGGACCCGGCCAGCCCCACGGCTTCGGCCCCGCTCTTCGTCAGCGCGGCGACGGTCTCGCGGACCCCGTCCGGATCGCGCGCCGTCACACACACCCGCGCCCCGGCCTCCGCGAGCGCCACGGCGACGGCCCGGCCGATGCCCCGCGACCCCCCGGTCACGACGGCGACCCTGCCTTCCAGCGAGAGCTCCGAAGTCATGGGCCGTACGGTCTCATGACAGAGCGTCAGTCCGACACGTCAACTACGTAGGGATGGTGTGAAGTTGGCCGACCGATACCCCTGCGCCACCAGCTCCACCACTGGCCGCCAGTCCTCCATGACCCCGGCGTCGAGGCCCACCACCTTGCCCGCGTCGTCCGCCTGACGCAGCGTCACCGCGTCGTCGGCCAACGGGTCATGGGCGAACGCCGCCGCCTCCTCGGGCGTCATCGGCCCGCCCTGCGTCTCCAGCGTCAGCGCGCTCTGCGGCGACAGACCGCGCGCCGGGTCCGACGCCGCCAGGTAGCGCTTGGCCGGGACGTGCAGCTGCACCAGGCGCGCGACCCGCTCCCCGAGCAGCCCCCGCACGGCGGCCGCCGCCGTGTCCGCGTGGCCCGCGTCGTCGCCGGGGCGCAGCAGGTGGCCTATGTCGTGGACGAGCCCCGCGAGCTGGAGCTCCTTGTCGCTGGGGTGGCCGCGGCGCAGCAGCGCGGCGGTCTGCAGCGCGTGGTCGTGCAGGTCGACGGGGTCGCCGCTGCGGTCGGGGGTGTCCCACGCGCCGCGGCAGGCGTGCAGGAGATCCATCAGCTCGTCGACGCCGCTCAGCTCGACCCGTGTCATGTGTGACTCCTCCCTGGGACCCGTATGCCGGTGTTCCGGAAGGACACCATGGCCATCTTTCGCCGGGGACAACGGGACATTAACGGCGCGTCCGGGCCGGCGATAGGGTGGCCGGAGGCAGTGATCTTCAGTGGTGGCACGGCGCCGGGGCCGAGAAGGAGACGGGTACGGATGGCAGGTGGGCAGTCCCCGGCGGTGGACGATCCCCGTGACCCGGACGTTGATCTGCGCGTGCCGGCTCAGCGGCGCGCGGGGCTGCGGGCGCAGGGCCCGATCGTGGCGGTCGTCTCGCTCGGCGGCGCCGTGGGTGCCTGCGCCCGTTACGGCGCCGCGCTTTTGTGGCCCACGTCGCCCGGCGCGTTTCCCTGGACGACGATGTGGGTGAACGCGCTCGGCTGTTTCGTGATCGGCGCCTTCATGGTGATCATCACCGATGTGTGGGCGGCGCACCGCCTGGTGCGGCCGTTCTTCGGCACCGGCGTCCTGGGCGGCTTCACCACGTTCTCGACGTACGCGGTGGACATCCAGCACCTGGTGGACAGTGGCCGGGTCCGTACGGGCCTGGTCTACCTCGCGGCGACGCTCCTGGCGGCGCTCGCCGCCGTCGGGCTCGGAGTGGCGCTGACGCGCCGCGTACTGGCGTGGAGGAAGCGATGACGCGACTGACCGGACGTGCCCTGCGGCTGACGGTCTTCGTCGGCGAGAACCACACGTGGCGGCGTAAGCCCCTGTACAGCGAGATCGTGCACCGGGCGCACAAGGCGGGACTCGCGGGGGCGAGCGTCTTCCGCGGCATCGAGGGGTTCGGGGCGTCGTCCCTGATCCACACCTCGCGGCTGCTCTCGCTCAGCGAGGACCTGCCCGTGGCCGTCGTGATCGTCGACACCGAGGCGCGGGTCCGCGCGTTCCTGCCGGAGCTGGACGAGCTGGTGTCGCAGGGCCTGGTCATGCTCGACGACTGCGAGGTCATCCGGTACGTGGGCCGGGAGAAGGACGGAACGCGGGCGTGAACTGGCTCCTCGTGATCGCCGGCGCGATGGTCGGCGCACCCCTGCGCTATCTCACCGACCGGGCCGTGCAGACCCGCCACGACAGCGTCTTCCCGTGGGGGACGTTCACGGTGAACGTCTGCGGCAGCCTCGTGCTCGGCCTGCTGACCGGAGCCGTCGCCGCGGGCGCCGCCTCGTCGCAGGTGCAGCTGCTCATCGGCACGGGTCTGTGCGGGGCCCTGACCACGTACTCGACGTTCTCGTACGAGACCTTCCGCCTGGGCGAGGACGGGGCGCGGCTCTTCGCCGTGGCCAACGTGGCCGCGAGCGTCGCCGCCGGTCTCGGCGCGGCCTTCGCGGGGGTCGCACTCGCCGACGCTCTCTGGGGATAGGCAAAAAAAGGGGCGCGAAAGTCTGAACGCCACCCCCGTCACGTCCGTACCCTCCCGTACCAACAAGTAGCTCGCCCTCGAGGCGAGTTGACGCCGGTATCGGGAGGATTGCTTGCGACGCATCAACGGGACCGCGCTCATCTTCGCCGCCCTGGTCGCCACCCTGGGCGCGCTCGCCTTTCCGATCTGGTCGTACGCCGACCGCTCGGGCACCGGGGCGGCCAACCTGAACGCGGGCAGCGTGGCCACCCAGTGGGGCCCCCTGTCGGCCACCGACCGGGACTTCCTGGTCAAGGTGCGGCTCGCCGGGCTCTGGGAGATACCGGCCGGCCAGCAGGCCATGGAGCGGGCGCCGACGCAGGCGATCAGGATGGCGGGCGATCACCTCGTCGTCGGCCACACCGACCTCGACAAGCGTGTCCGCTCGGTCGCGGGCCGGCTCGGCGTGGAGCTGCCGAACCAGCCCAACCCGCAGCAGCAGGGCTGGCTCGACCAGCTGACCGCCGCGAGCGGCAAGGACTACGAGAACAAGTTCGCCAACCTGCTGCGCGACTCCCACGGCAAGGTCTTCGCCCTGATCGCCCAGGTCCGCCACACCACCCGCAACACCCTGGTCCGCGAGCTCGCCACCGACGCCAACCAGACCGTCCTCGACCACATCACGATGCTGGAGAACACGGGCGACGTGGACTTCGACGCCATCGCGAACGAGGCCGCGGGCACCGCCACCGCCAGCCCCACCGGACCGCCGCCCCCGGGAGGCGTGCTGCCACCCGCTCCGAACCCCGCAGAGCCCTCCGGTTCGCCCGATGTGACCTCCCAGCCGTCGGCCGAGCCGACCGAGGATCCGGGGCGATCGATCAACACGGCACGGCCGGACCCCACGTAGCCGTCGCCCAGTCGGGTGTCCTGTCGCCGGTGGCCGAATGAATCCCCGGCGACCCCCAGCCGTCTCTCTGGTTTCGGCCCCATCGAGCGGGGTCCTGCTCATATGGTTACTCTGTCTGTAGCCGACGGACAGCACAACGTGGTCCTACCAGTACCCGTGGTCCGTCGCGGGACGGCCCCATCCCGGGCCGCCCATGCAGAAAACCGGCGCCACCGCGCCCGAACCGGTATCGAAACCAGGCCCGACCGGGCGCCGGACGCCCGACGGGAACGCCGGGGCGGCGCGCCGGACAGGGTTACCCGACACACAAGGAGTGCGCGGTGACACCAGAGAAGATGAATCGCGAGCAGCGCCCCCGAGAACGCACGGAGCGCGCAGGCCGGCGGCCCGAGAAGTTGGGCAGCCTCGACGTGTGGGCCCGCTCGGCCCCGATCAGGCTCGCGGGCTACGAGGACGACCTCGCGGAGCCCCACATCCTCCCGAGCGTGGACTGACCGGCCCCCCGGCTCCGTATCCGTCCCTGACCGGCCGCGTGCCAGACTCACGTACACGCTGATCAGGGACGCACAGGACAAGGACTGGGCGCAGATCTGGCCGTTCCGGCGGCAGATCGTCGGATCCCGCGAGATGTACGCCTGGGACCCGAACACCCCCGAGGCGCAGGCCCGGACCCTGTGGATGGGTCCGGGCAAGCGTGCGTGTGTCGTCGAGGCGGACGGCGCCGTCGTCGGCTCGGCCCACGGCGCGCCGGACTACGGCGGTCCCGCCGCCGGCATCGCCGACGCGGGCTTCATGGTCGACCCCGCCCGAGGCGGACGCGGGATCGGGCGCGCCCTCGCCGAGCGCGTCCTGGAGCGCGCGAAGGCCGACGGCCGGCGCGGCATGATGTTCAACACGGTCGTCGAGACCGACCCCGCCGTCCGCCTGTGCACCTCCCTCGGCTTCACGATCCTGAGCATGGTCCCGGACGCGTACGAGCACGCCCGGCACGGCCGGGTGGGGCTGCGCATCATGTACCGCGCGCTGTGGCGCGTCGGTCCCCGACCGTGTCAGGTCCCTGGAGACCGGTTTCGCGCCTTCTTCGCACGCGCTGACAGACGACCGTTTTCGGACATTCGTTGCGGGTGCCGCTCTGGGTCGGGTGCCGATGAGCGGTCATCGGATCACTCTCTCAACTACCGCCTCTGCGCGGCCCATTGACGCGCTCTCGGACCCCCACCATCATCAGACCTCCGATGAATGCCCAGCCTTGAGCCGCATCAGGGAGTGCTGAGTATGAGTTCGTACCCAAGACGCCAGGTCCTCGGGACGGCCGCAGCCGTGGCAGCCGCGGCCGCGGTGCCGCTCGCCGCCGCCGGTCCGGCGGTCGCGTCCGACGCGGCGGCCACCGCCCGGACCGCGTCCGCGGACGCCGTCTGGGGCCCCGTCCCCGACCCGGTGCCCGTTCCGCTCGACGCCCACTTCGACAACGACGGCGTCGACACCTCGGCCGCCCGCGGAGGCGACTTCGACGGCAGCGGCTACACCTTCCCCGGCGAGCAACTGCCCGCGGGACCCGTCGAACTCGACGGGATCGCCTACGTCTTCCCGTCGTCGGCGGCGGGCGCCAAGAACAACATCGTGGCCATGGGGCAGCGCGTCGACCTTCCCAAGGGCCGCTACCTGTCCGCCCTGTTCCTGACCGCCGGCAGCTACGGCAACGCGTCCGGCAGCGCGACCGTCCACTACGCCGACGGCTCCACCGCGAGCGCCGGGCTCGGCGGCGCCGACTGGTACTCCTCCGGCGGCCCGCTCTCCGCCGCCTACCGCTACAAGCCCGACGGCACCAAGGACACCAGCCGCGTCGGCATCGGCACCAGCGAGATACCCCTCGACCCGCAGCGCGAGGCCGTCGCGATCACTCTGCCGAAGCTCAACCCGGCCGAGGCGAACAAGACCGCCCTGCACGTTTTCGCGCTCTCGCTGCAGCCCGCCGCGCAGGGCCGGGCGCTCGCGCTGCGCGACGCGCACTCCACGTTCTCGCTCCTGGAGTCGACCGGCGCGCAGAGCGTCGAGGCGACCGTCGTGAACGCGGGCACCGTCGGCATCGTCACCGCCGACGCCCTCACCGTCAGCGTCGACGTCCCCGGCGCGCGCACCGTCGAGCCCGCCCGCGTCACGCGCCTCGCCCCCGGTGAGCAGGCCCGCGTCCGCGTCGGCATCCGCAACCGCGCGGGCACCGCGCGCGGCACCGTCCAGGACGGCAAGGTCGTCGCCACCGGGCGCGGGCACCAGGCCGCGGCCAGCTCCAGGAAGCTCACGCTCGGCGTCCCCGACTACGAGCCGACCGACGCGTCGCTCTCCGGACACCAGGCCCCGTACTGGTTCCACTCCGCGAAGTTCGGCATCTTCATCCACTGGGGCGTCTACTCGGTGCCCGCGTGGGCGCCGGTCGGCAAGCAGTACGCCGAGTGGTACTGGGACCAGATGCAGGACCCGAACAACCCGACGTACGCCCACCACAAGGCCACGTACGGCGAGGACTTCGCGTACGACGACTTCATCCCGATGTTCACCGCGAAGAAGTGGGACCCGCGCGCGTGGGTGGAGCTGTTCCGGGACGCGGGCGCCCAGTACCACGTCCTCACCTCCAAGCACCACGAGGGCTTCGCGCTCTGGGACACCAAGCTGTCGGACCGCAACTCCGTGAAGATGGGCCCCAAGCGGGACATCATCAAGGAGCTCTTCGACGCGTCCCGCCGCTACACACCGGAGCTGCACCGCGGCCTGTACTTCTCGATGCCCGAGTGGTTCAACCCGGACAACCCGTGGATGGGGCACGCCCCGCGCAACCCCTACACCCTGGAGCCCGTCCCCTACACCGGCTACACGTCCGGCAAGGACTACGTGAAGGGCTTCCAGGCCCCGCAGATGCTGGAGCTGATCCACGACTACGACCCGCAGCTCCTGTGGTGCGACATCGGCGGCGTCAACGACTCGCACAACGTCCTCGCCGAGTTCTTCAACCACGGCAAGAACCGCCCGAAGCCCTACGAGGTCGCCGTCAACAACCGTTCCGGGATCGGCTTCCACGACTTCACGACGCCCGAGTACACGACGTACGACAACACCGTCGTCGCGAAGTGGGAGTCGAGCCGCGGACTCGACCCGTACAGCTACGGCTACAACGCCGAGACGCCCGACGACCGCTACATGAGCACCGAAGAGGTCGTGCACAGCCTCGTCGACATCGTGTCGAAGAACGGCAACTTCCTCCTCGACATCGGGCCGCGCGCCGACGGCACCATCCCGGAGATCATGCAGACCCGGCTGCGCGAGACGGGCCACTGGCTCAAGACCAACGGCGAGGCCATCTACGACACCACCTACTGGTCGCGGATGGCGCAGCTCGGCGAGGACCTGCGGTTCACGGTCAGGCCGAACAAGGCCTTCTACATCCACTCGCTCGCCGAGCCGGGCGCGCAGCTCACCGTCGAGGCGGCCGTACCGGTCAGGCCCGGCGACAAGGTCACGATGCTCGGCCACGACCGGCCGCTCAACTGGCGCACCAAGGGCGGGTCGTTCGTCGTGGACGTGCCGGCGGCGGCGCGTGCGGCGGGCGAGCACGTGTGGGTGTTCAAGGTGGAGTGGAAGGGCTGAGACGTGCCGGGGTGACCCCGTGAGCGAGCAGCGGCGGGTGGCGGGCCTGGGGGTCCGCCACCCGCTGTGCTATCGGCAGCGCCAGGCGCAGGATTCATCGGATGAGTTTTGCGAGATGTCCAAGCGATTGCTGGGAAGGATCCATTGACACTCCACTGGGAGGCTTGAATCATCGGATCTCATGACGGATCCGAGCTCCAAGATGGCGCCCTGGCGAGGCAGACACCGACTGATCGGCACCGTAGCGGCGTTCCTGCTGCTCGCGGCACCGGCCCCCCTGGCGCGGGCGGCACCCCAGGACCCCGTACCCCAGACCTTGCCGAGTCTGACCAACTGGACGCCAGGGCAAGGCACTTACTCCTACGGCCCCGGGGCCCGCCTGGTCGCGCACGACGCCGCCTCGCGCCGCGTCGCCACCACCCTCGCCGATGACCTGCACGCCGCGGGCAAGGGCACCGTGCCGGTCACCGGTGGTCCGTCCCGTACCGGCGACATCGTTGTCGACGTCGAGCCGTCACGGAGCGGGTCCCTGGGCGCCGAGGGCTACGAACTCCGCGCCGCACAGCGGCTCGAGATCACCGGAGCGGCCGAGGCGGGGGCGTTCTACGGCACCCGCACCCTCCTCCAGCTCCTCGCCCGGAGCGACCGGGTGCCGGCCGGACGCACCGTCGACGTGCCCCGGTACAAAGAACGCGGCGTCGGCGTCTGCGCCTGCTACGTGCACATCTCCACGGACTGGATGGAGAACCTGGTGCGCGACATGGCGTACCACAAGCTCAACCAGCTGCTCGTCGAGCTGAAGGTGAAGAGCGACCGGCACCCCGAGGCCAACACCTGGGGGTACTACACCAAGAGCGAGATCCGCCGCCTCGTCGCACTCGGCGAGAAGTACCACGTCACCATCGTTCCGGAGATCAACTCCCCGGGCCACATGGACCCCTGGATCGAGAACCGCCCCGACCTCCAGCTCACCGACTCCGACGGCAAGCCGCAGCCGTCCCGCC
This window contains:
- a CDS encoding SDR family NAD(P)-dependent oxidoreductase produces the protein MTMTEDSPMGATDATVVSQESFGPGIDPERLAVCLSVLDELDKLDVDHPDAIQVRRATAGVYRTVKQRRRQERRAAKTAHDKAVTEATATGSAERIDDETEGLLPSSQVQEGKLAGILQRPRSCYTCKARYVEVDYFYHQLCPECAAVNRAKRDIRADLSGKRALLTGGRAKIGMYIALRLLRDGAHTTITTRFPKDAIRRFKAMDDSADWMDRLEVVGIDLRDPAQAVALAEQVAEQGPLDILINNATQTVRRLPSAYAALVDGESAPLPAGELPAHHVIGAFNSGAVDGLTALPAGISGIDAQKVADLALVAGNASVARHRDGSAIDAGGLVPDVVESNTWVQTIEQISPVELLETQLCNYTAPFILISALRPAMADAAKKASSGRAYVVNVSAMEGVFGRGYKGAGHPNTNAAKAAMNMVTRTSAQEMFQTDGILMTSVDTGWITDERPHYDKLRLADEGFHAPLDLIDGAARVYDPVVRGEAGEDLYGVFLKDYAPGKW
- a CDS encoding SDR family oxidoreductase, with protein sequence MTSELSLEGRVAVVTGGSRGIGRAVAVALAEAGARVCVTARDPDGVRETVAALTKSGAEAVGLAGSVADPAHLWELTERALDAYGRLDILVNNAATNAPYGPLMEADPQAWREAFTVNVEAPLRLVQCAWRAWMSEHGGAVVNICTEGAGHVGPRVGAYGTSKAALLHLTQQLAGELAPSVRVNSVSPGLVRTEMARFVWEHAEESVATGLPLGRIGEPEDVARAVRWLVSDEAAWVTGADLLVDGGTRVRAASPGLTDAVHQQLRHRLPGMP
- a CDS encoding inositol oxygenase family protein; protein product: MTRVELSGVDELMDLLHACRGAWDTPDRSGDPVDLHDHALQTAALLRRGHPSDKELQLAGLVHDIGHLLRPGDDAGHADTAAAAVRGLLGERVARLVQLHVPAKRYLAASDPARGLSPQSALTLETQGGPMTPEEAAAFAHDPLADDAVTLRQADDAGKVVGLDAGVMEDWRPVVELVAQGYRSANFTPSLRS
- the crcB gene encoding fluoride efflux transporter CrcB; its protein translation is MAGGQSPAVDDPRDPDVDLRVPAQRRAGLRAQGPIVAVVSLGGAVGACARYGAALLWPTSPGAFPWTTMWVNALGCFVIGAFMVIITDVWAAHRLVRPFFGTGVLGGFTTFSTYAVDIQHLVDSGRVRTGLVYLAATLLAALAAVGLGVALTRRVLAWRKR
- a CDS encoding DUF190 domain-containing protein, producing the protein MTRLTGRALRLTVFVGENHTWRRKPLYSEIVHRAHKAGLAGASVFRGIEGFGASSLIHTSRLLSLSEDLPVAVVIVDTEARVRAFLPELDELVSQGLVMLDDCEVIRYVGREKDGTRA
- the crcB gene encoding fluoride efflux transporter CrcB, which produces MNWLLVIAGAMVGAPLRYLTDRAVQTRHDSVFPWGTFTVNVCGSLVLGLLTGAVAAGAASSQVQLLIGTGLCGALTTYSTFSYETFRLGEDGARLFAVANVAASVAAGLGAAFAGVALADALWG
- a CDS encoding DUF4142 domain-containing protein, coding for MRRINGTALIFAALVATLGALAFPIWSYADRSGTGAANLNAGSVATQWGPLSATDRDFLVKVRLAGLWEIPAGQQAMERAPTQAIRMAGDHLVVGHTDLDKRVRSVAGRLGVELPNQPNPQQQGWLDQLTAASGKDYENKFANLLRDSHGKVFALIAQVRHTTRNTLVRELATDANQTVLDHITMLENTGDVDFDAIANEAAGTATASPTGPPPPGGVLPPAPNPAEPSGSPDVTSQPSAEPTEDPGRSINTARPDPT
- a CDS encoding alpha-L-fucosidase, producing the protein MSSYPRRQVLGTAAAVAAAAAVPLAAAGPAVASDAAATARTASADAVWGPVPDPVPVPLDAHFDNDGVDTSAARGGDFDGSGYTFPGEQLPAGPVELDGIAYVFPSSAAGAKNNIVAMGQRVDLPKGRYLSALFLTAGSYGNASGSATVHYADGSTASAGLGGADWYSSGGPLSAAYRYKPDGTKDTSRVGIGTSEIPLDPQREAVAITLPKLNPAEANKTALHVFALSLQPAAQGRALALRDAHSTFSLLESTGAQSVEATVVNAGTVGIVTADALTVSVDVPGARTVEPARVTRLAPGEQARVRVGIRNRAGTARGTVQDGKVVATGRGHQAAASSRKLTLGVPDYEPTDASLSGHQAPYWFHSAKFGIFIHWGVYSVPAWAPVGKQYAEWYWDQMQDPNNPTYAHHKATYGEDFAYDDFIPMFTAKKWDPRAWVELFRDAGAQYHVLTSKHHEGFALWDTKLSDRNSVKMGPKRDIIKELFDASRRYTPELHRGLYFSMPEWFNPDNPWMGHAPRNPYTLEPVPYTGYTSGKDYVKGFQAPQMLELIHDYDPQLLWCDIGGVNDSHNVLAEFFNHGKNRPKPYEVAVNNRSGIGFHDFTTPEYTTYDNTVVAKWESSRGLDPYSYGYNAETPDDRYMSTEEVVHSLVDIVSKNGNFLLDIGPRADGTIPEIMQTRLRETGHWLKTNGEAIYDTTYWSRMAQLGEDLRFTVRPNKAFYIHSLAEPGAQLTVEAAVPVRPGDKVTMLGHDRPLNWRTKGGSFVVDVPAAARAAGEHVWVFKVEWKG